A DNA window from Hemitrygon akajei chromosome 26, sHemAka1.3, whole genome shotgun sequence contains the following coding sequences:
- the LOC140716835 gene encoding oligoribonuclease, mitochondrial-like isoform X2 — protein MLMAKAMLEEFCRPGSVYGKGTWSMFWAETLQQDQKFHGFFFPHACVFQENEKPSQVILCYRRNFILSKMLSKMTGLDIEKDKIIEMACIITDAELNILAEGPHLIVNQPNELLDGMSEWCVQHHGKSGLTQAVRDSKISLQQAEYEFLSFVRQHTPPGLCPLAGNSVHADKKFLDKYMPQFMRHLHYRIIDVSTIKELCRRWYPDKYEDAPKKKASHRALDDIHESIKELQFYRKHVFKEGKAEEKKRKMHQENSDSSKQDSQIQGSD, from the exons ATGTTAATGGCCaaagcaatgctggaggaattctgcaggccaggcagtgtctatggaaaaggaacatggtcgatgttttgggctgagacccttcagcaggaccaaaAATTTCATGGATTTTTTTTCCCTCATGCATGTGTTTTTCAAGAAAATGAAAAACCGAGCCAAGTTATTCTATGCTATCGAAGGAACTTTATACTTTCAAAGATGCTGTCAAAG ATGACTGGATTGGATATAGAGAAAGATAAAATCATAGAAATGGCTTGCATTATAACTGATGCAGAATTGAATATATTAGCTGAG GGTCCACACTTGATTGTTAACCAACCAAATGAGCTGCTGGATGGCATGTCAGAATGGTGTGTACAACACCATGGAAAG TCAGGTCTCACACAGGCAGTGCGGGATAGCAAAATCAGCCTGCAGCAAGCAGAATATGAATTCCTTTCCTTTGTACGGCAGCATACACCTCCAGGCCTTTGTCCTCTTGCAG GAAATTCAGTCCATGCTGATAAGAAGTTTCTGGATAAGTATATGCCACAGTTCATGAGACACTTGCATTACAGAATAATAGATGTAAGCACCATCAAGGAACTGTGCAG ACGTTGGTACCCAGACAAATATGAAGATGCACCAAAGAAGAAAGCCTCACATAG AGCTTTGGATGACATCCATGAGAGCATCAAAGAGCTGCAATTTTATAGGAAGCATGTATTCAAAGAAGGCAAAgcagaagagaaaaaaagaaaaatgcaCCAAGAAAATAGCGACAGTAGCAAGCAAGATAGCCAGATCCAAGGCTCTGATTAA
- the LOC140716835 gene encoding oligoribonuclease, mitochondrial-like isoform X1 — protein MLMLRGFRAGLKAESLCSVAVLWSWRGSHFANCLFGSFTPSVGRPFLASLQPVFRSSPAALLMRRRLTTVEAQDMAKRIVWVDLEMTGLDIEKDKIIEMACIITDAELNILAEGPHLIVNQPNELLDGMSEWCVQHHGKSGLTQAVRDSKISLQQAEYEFLSFVRQHTPPGLCPLAGNSVHADKKFLDKYMPQFMRHLHYRIIDVSTIKELCRRWYPDKYEDAPKKKASHRALDDIHESIKELQFYRKHVFKEGKAEEKKRKMHQENSDSSKQDSQIQGSD, from the exons ATGTTGATGTTGCGTGGTTTCAGGGCTGGCCTTAAAGCCGAGTCTCTGTGCTCTGTGGCTGTGCTCTGGTCTTGGAGGGGTAGTCATTTTGCTAATTGCTTGTTCGGTAGCTTCACGCCTTCTGTCGGCCGCCCGTTTCTAGCTTCTCTGCAGCCCGTATTCCGTTCGAGTCCTGCAGCTTTGTTGATGCGTCGGCGTCTCACCACCGTGGAAGCACAAGATATGGCAAAGAGAATAGTCTGGGTAGATTTAGAG ATGACTGGATTGGATATAGAGAAAGATAAAATCATAGAAATGGCTTGCATTATAACTGATGCAGAATTGAATATATTAGCTGAG GGTCCACACTTGATTGTTAACCAACCAAATGAGCTGCTGGATGGCATGTCAGAATGGTGTGTACAACACCATGGAAAG TCAGGTCTCACACAGGCAGTGCGGGATAGCAAAATCAGCCTGCAGCAAGCAGAATATGAATTCCTTTCCTTTGTACGGCAGCATACACCTCCAGGCCTTTGTCCTCTTGCAG GAAATTCAGTCCATGCTGATAAGAAGTTTCTGGATAAGTATATGCCACAGTTCATGAGACACTTGCATTACAGAATAATAGATGTAAGCACCATCAAGGAACTGTGCAG ACGTTGGTACCCAGACAAATATGAAGATGCACCAAAGAAGAAAGCCTCACATAG AGCTTTGGATGACATCCATGAGAGCATCAAAGAGCTGCAATTTTATAGGAAGCATGTATTCAAAGAAGGCAAAgcagaagagaaaaaaagaaaaatgcaCCAAGAAAATAGCGACAGTAGCAAGCAAGATAGCCAGATCCAAGGCTCTGATTAA